The following DNA comes from Kitasatospora viridis.
CGGCTACTTCCAGCTGGCCGCCCGCGTCGCCCGCGCGGGCAAGGGCATGCCGTTCGCCGACGCACTGGCGCCGGACCGGATCTGGCACTTCCTGCGGGCCCCCGCCGCCAAGGGCGCCTGGATACCGCAGGGCACGATCTACCTGGTCCAGAACGGCGTCCTGCTGCTGACGGCCGTCACCCTGGCGGCCCTCTTCGCACCGGCCGCGCGGCGCCGGACCGACGCGCTCGCCCTCCTCGCGCTGCCGCTCTCGCTCGCCACCACGCTGATCGCCGCGATACCCGCCGCCGCGCCGAAGAACGCGGACGCCGTGCTGGACCTCGTGTTCGACCAAGTCCACATCATCGCCGGCACGGTGTGGCTCGGCGGCCTGGCCCTGCTGGTCGCGCTGGCCGGCACCCGCGGGCGCCTCGGAGGCTCCGCCGGCCTGCTCTGGGCCGACCTGTGGCGCCGCTTCGGCCTGGTCGCGATGGTCTGCGTCGGCGCCGTGGTGGTGTCCGGCCTGTGGATGAGCTGGCGTCACGTCGGGGCGATCGACCAGCTCTGGACGACCGGGTACGGCCTCGCCCTGCTGGTGAAGCTCCTGCTGGTCGCGGGCCTGGTCACGGCCGGCGCCGTCAACCAGCTCTGGCTGATGCCCCGGATCGCCCGGGCGCGCCGCGCCGACGACACGGCCTCGCTGCTGCGCCTGACGCTGCGTCACTTCCCGCAGGTCGTCTGGGGCGAGGTCGCGCTCGGTCTCGGCGTGCTGGTGGCGCTGCCCTACCTGAGCGGCTCGGCCCGCACCGAGGCGCACAGCCCGCAGGCCGCCTCCTCGGGGGCGGTGTTCGCCGCCGGCGCCGCCCTCGCCGCCGCGCTGGCCGTCTCGCTGTACGCCACCGCCAAGACGTCGGACGCGCTCGCCCGTCGACAGGTGCTCGCGGCCAACTGCCCGACGGGGCACGAGGCATCCCGCATCTGAGAGGGCCACGGGGCCCCGCCGCCCGTCAGCCTCCGAGGGCGCTGTGCACGTCCTTGCGCTCGGTGTCCGTCGCTGCTCCAGCTGGACCCGGGCCGGCATCACGGCGACGGGCACCCGCATGGTGGCCTGCCTGCCGCTGGCCGCTCCGCTCTGCTGAGCGCCCGGCTCCATCACGCCTTGGAGGGGGCAGGACCGGTGCTGGCCCGCAGGACCAGCCGGG
Coding sequences within:
- a CDS encoding CopD family protein, giving the protein MNSALSAATTAGYTMPPLWRTVTKSGYFLGLCGAIGATVTYATTVRPALRARSADAGDAAVLRRRSARYLAGAGVLLLVAGYFQLAARVARAGKGMPFADALAPDRIWHFLRAPAAKGAWIPQGTIYLVQNGVLLLTAVTLAALFAPAARRRTDALALLALPLSLATTLIAAIPAAAPKNADAVLDLVFDQVHIIAGTVWLGGLALLVALAGTRGRLGGSAGLLWADLWRRFGLVAMVCVGAVVVSGLWMSWRHVGAIDQLWTTGYGLALLVKLLLVAGLVTAGAVNQLWLMPRIARARRADDTASLLRLTLRHFPQVVWGEVALGLGVLVALPYLSGSARTEAHSPQAASSGAVFAAGAALAAALAVSLYATAKTSDALARRQVLAANCPTGHEASRI